The following are encoded in a window of Hemiscyllium ocellatum isolate sHemOce1 chromosome 35, sHemOce1.pat.X.cur, whole genome shotgun sequence genomic DNA:
- the LOC132832396 gene encoding histone H2B-like — translation MPESGAKVIAKKGAKKAASKSHHKGDKRRKKARRESYGIYVYKVLKQVHPDTGISSKAMSIMNSFVNDVFDRIACEASRLAHYSRRHTMSSREIQTAVRLLVPGELAKHAVSEGTKAVTKYTSSK, via the coding sequence ATGCCGGAGAGCGGGGCCAAGGTGATCGCCAAGAAGGGCGCCAAGAAGGCGGCGTCCAAGTCGCACCACAAGGGCGACAAGCGCCGCAAGAAGGCGCGGCGGGAGAGCTACGGTATCTACGTGTACAAGGTGCTGAAGCAGGTGCACCCGGACACCGGCATCTCCTCCAAAGCCATGAGCATCATGAACTCGTTCGTCAACGACGTCTTCGACCGCATCGCCTGCGAGGCGTCCCGCCTGGCGCACTACAGCCGGCGGCACACCATGTCCTCCCGGGAGATCCAGACCGCCGTTCGCCTGCTGGTGCCCGGCGAGCTCGCCAAGCACGCCGTCTCCGAGGGCACCAAGGCGGTCACCAAGTACACCAGCTCCAAGTGA